ATATTTGGTAAAAGCCATAACTCTGCGCAACTTGATTTAAATTCAGAAATCAATGAATTTTAGGGGGTAAAGAAGAATCTAATAGTGAAATACGGCATAGGATCCCACCTTGGCTCAGAAATGCTGGCAATAAGCTTGCATTCTATCATTTGACAAACATTGTACTATTATCCCATGTTTCATACTTCTCACCAGTCACCATTATATAGTGTTTGTTGTTTCACCCTTTGGGACCGTAGACAAATTTGCAATTCTTGGGCCAAACAATGCATCACCGCGGTAGGAATACTACCACATTCCATGGGTTTACGGACCGGTCCATACCTGTGTAAAACAAAAATAATCTTGACTACTGGATCCACCGACTAGTACCTAACACCGCTATGGAATTTGGTACCCTCTTTGTAGCAGCGACCGAAAAGTAAAAAGTAGTCCAAGAATCTTTGGTGagtcactgaaccacaatcatttcAAAGTAATGAAAGAAATTGCAAAAGGTCACCTCATTCATAGGATCCATATATCACAAGTTAGTCTATTCTTGACTAAACTTGCACTGTGCTGACATAGTATCCACCTCTCAACTCAAGTGCACTGCTTTCTTTAGGCAATAATTTGATGGCAGTTTGAAATATTGAGCTAGGCCACAAGTTATCAAGATCAGCCAGACTTTTGCAACATAAAATAAGCATCATAGAACATAACTCGGTATAGGTTCCAATCAGAAGCAACATGACATTTTTTAATCCTGTAATTACATGTATTTTTATTGTAGGAGTGACACTGGTTGTGCCGTGGTGGCCTGACTAATTTGACGCGAAGGGCTGCCAAGCGGAAGCAGCAATGAGAGGCCTGCTTTGCCAGTTCAATGTCAGAAAACCCTCATTCTCTTCCACTGAATAGCCTTCAGCTGAAAACAATGTCAATAACATCCTTGCTTGTTTCAAAGCATTGGAACCGAGATGTAACGGCCCGAACCCTGCGTCTACGAGCCTGTTGCGCCATTTAATCAGCGGTTCATGACGTTCGACCCGGCTTACACCTTCGCAACTTAGCACATTGCATATCTCCTTTTGTATGTACATCTCTGCAAAAGCTTTTTCTTGTTGAAGTCCACAAGCTTCTAAAGAATCAAAGATTGTGGAATAATAGTACAAGGCTTCTGTGAACCGGGATAAGAATCCAGGTTGATTATGGTCCGCTTCTTGTTCAACAACCGTCACGATCTTCGGGTTTAAGCTTCGAATCCAACTTAGTACTGAGTCAATCGGTGGTGATCCGCGAGTTGAATCGGTTCCTAGTAACCGATGGAGCTGCATTATTGAATTTATGGCTACGGCTTCAAATGGTTTAACTTGTAGCATCCATGGCTTCACATCATCCAGCCGTGATGCTGATACTCCCCGGAAGCTGAATTTAACGTTAACCGACCAAGCTACTTCGGCTAGCCGTAATCCGATTTCACGAAGCGAGTCACTGCCGTCTGTTGATGGGGGACCAATTCCGGTTAGTCTCAAAACCGGTGGTCCACCAGGACGTAAAGCTAGAGCTTGAATCAATGCCGGCCACTGAAGACCATGCACTAGATTAAAATCGAtcacatgaacacaatcatgacCCTGGAACGCTTCTATGATTGCTTGATTCGCTGTAAAATGAGCAAATTTTAAAAACGGACAAGCTTCATAAAATTGATGGTACAAGAACTCATTCTCCTGAGTCGAATCGGTTGCCGGTAAGAATCCTTCTTGTGACGAAGGGCTAAAAACTCGTCGGGATAGTGCATCAATGAAATATCCGGCAACTTTCCCGATTCCACAAAGGGTGTTAACCCGTGTCAATGTATAACGCATTTCTTCAATCAAAGCTGCAGCCAATGAGATGTGGCCATGTTGGACTGCCTCTGCACATGTCATCAGCAAGTGTACTAACCTGATACTAGGATCTTCTTCTTCCGTAGCCTCTGCAGGTGATGACGCCGAAACCATTCCGAGTTCCTGAACATTCTCTGATGATTCGTATGACATTTCAATCTCGTTCTTCGGCGAAACTACACTTGCCGTCGTCATTTGATGTTGTTGTGCCGGTGGTGATGCTTGATTAATTTGAGGTTGCTGATTTATACCGTTCTGATCACTCCACGCGATGTTACCGGCTGTCGGAACTAATGATTCAGGCGCTGGGATTAACGAGTCTATAAGCTCTAGATCAGCTGATAAATTTGatagattatgatgatgatgagatgCACTACTATAATTAGGTAAGGACTGATTATTCAACTCGTTAAGCATGGAGTAAAGAACTGCATCAGAAGCCAGAAACCCATCGATATCCGGCGTGACCAACTTCTCATTATGGAAACAATTGCTGCCGGAGTTGTTGCTACTTCCGATGGAGATGCCTAAATCATACGGCCCCATATCATGAGATATGACTAAAATTTTCTATATCGGTTTCCGGCTATGATTTATGGAGAGAAGAGGAGGATTCAGAGAAGAGAAGGTAGGAAAATTAAGTGAAAgggaattataataacaacattgAGACTGTGGACTGCTGTGTAGAGTTGTATATAGGAAGATGTGATTTTAATGATATAAGCAACAAAACAAGTGAGATTATAATAAGGTGGGGATGATCAAGATTTGCCAAATTTATGCATGACAACTTGACATGCATGCAGCATGCCCATGATGCATATGCACGTATCGGAAGTCCCTTCGGGTGTCACTCTCCGATATATAATAAACTAGCAAATAAAACTGACTAATCCAGGGAGAAAAATGAATAAATCCAGTGGTTGGATGTTAAAGTCAGGTGTACTGGTCCATAGTTCTCGCTGCCAATTTAAATCCATTTTTAAAGTAAATtgtattcaaaaaaataaatttagcTATCGATTACTAAATTCTGGGATTGTTAAAGTCAGGTTTACTGCTAGTAGCTCATGATTTTCACAGTCGATTTAAAGTCATTTTTTCTTACGTATCATTAGAATAATTCTGGGATTATATTCTATGGGCGTTGAATAACTGGTAAACTATAAGTCTATAACTACCATTGTTTTCATGGGGGTACTTGAAAAGTTGCTGCATCTTTTTATGGGTGGCACCAACTAGTTAGACTTCATTTACTAGTTTCCAACACCATTCTTACAAGATTTAAATTAGGAGCTCCGGCAATTGAAGGTGCAGACAAAAGTCTTATTATACACACTATAGGGAATTTCAAACTTGTTGATGGCATTTTTCAGTTTCGGTTAGGCATCTCTGTAGGTTGGGAAATATTAATCAAATTGTCCAAATCATGATATTAAAAATAATCTAAATTTGCTCAATTGGATGGGGATTGGGGGTCCTAATGCCCTTATCTAGCCTCCAGATGGTGTTATTGAATAAGAAAATGACAataacatttattttattttatttgttattatagTTTATCTTTTTCAAATATTCTGATTGATTTAGTGATGGACAATAACATTTATTCCATAGTTGTTAATATGGGTCATTGTTACATAATTTTGTTtagcaaaaaaattcagaaataCTAGCAATTATGTCAGTTTTTTTCTTATCAAGTGGTTGAGTTTAGCgtgttatgataatgatgataatgaAGTAAGGCTTCAGTTAATACTTGCTATTAACTTCCCAACGATATTTATTTGCAGTATTAGCACAGGAAATCTATAAAATTAACCAACAAATGCAGTAGCAAAATTTGCCAGAAAAACTAATATTAGTACACACTGGCGGATCATTTTCTTTAACTCCAGGAAAGGAGTTACACAAGGACACTactaatttacttaattatttaAGTCTGCATttcacaaataaaaataaaaggaaataaaaattgaCATTCTAATAGTTCggggcctagttagcaattcgggattcggcaaacgtacggaacggcaaacgtacgagtattatacggttttgtaaaatccagattcggtccaaaattcggtcaacgggacgtgattcgtcagtaattcggaacggcatacgtacgtgtataattcgatttataaatgtgagttcggctctgaaaattcggtatctatatataacaaataatttgtatttataaggtcatagaccaatttttatgcatatgtgtgagttatttaaagaaaaataaacttaatatgatgatattaataatatatacaacattagttatccaagaggacgtcgtatggtggtgtagatgcttggttagtgagtttgagatctctctcaccttcaccttcaaatctcttcagtcgtttttgtttcataaaaattacaacacgtctaatattcggtcgtgtatgctcggaaggcagtaaaacccaaaaagtggagtctttgaaaagtaaaagctaaagaatttatggcgaattaagcggacgtatcattcggaatacgtaaaattcgtgaacggttcgcgaataatccgggaatgccacataatacgtgatttgggttcggagttgcaaacgtacgcgaataaaacggtaaaattcgtgatacggaaaaattcgcgaatgattcgcgaatcattcgcgaacttactaactagggttcgGGGGAAGTTGAGATTCCATTGCCCATATGTTTTACCTACCCTACCCTATACCCTACCCTATATGACGAGGAATAATGTATACTCTTCTCTTTCCGTTTCTGGAAAATAGATACAATCATCTTTTCTGAAAATAAGGCAAATCCGCTTCTGGAAAACAGATACAATCATCTTTTTGAAAATTCGGCAAATCGGAAAAGTGAGGCAGTAATTCTTTTTGACATTTGGAAGCTAATTTTTATAGGACCTAAAGTGAATTTCTCATAACGTACTGCAGTTCTACTAAATTTAAACTCATTCCACCATATATGACAACTAACGGTAAATTAGACGTAGGAATATAAAGAAtaaaaaagataagaaaaaaacAATAAATCAGATCATCTTTGAAAACATCTCTTTCTGGGTTGATAAGAGTGGTCTTACTTGTTCTATAACTTGTTTTGTGGGTTTTGAGTGGTTACAGGCTTGCTCTGTGCAGTGCATTGTTCTGGTGTCAGGGACTTAGAGTTcagtaataaaaaaaattagtaacTTGTTTCTTATTCTGTTTGGATTTTTTCCAGAGGTCAACTTTATCAATTAAAATCCTCAGCAATGGTTCTCATGGAATCCCACTGGGATACCATATCTCCCGGTactgaagatgaaaaacaaacacTATTACAAGTATCAGTAAGGAATGCACAACAATAATGTGAAATTAACAAGCCATGGGATTTAGCAAAATCAGAGTCAAACCCCAaaacaacaagtagattttctgtGCTATCAACCAATCAAGTTGTCAGTCTATGAATTGCAttcattcaaaaaagaaaaaagagtttaCCAATTGCGATATGGTCTATGCAAAAGTAATATCTCTGAAAGGTACGCCCTTAAGTGAACCTTCATTGCAAGCTAGCCAGTatttgaaagaaagaaaagtgCTGGAAAAGCACACAGGATCACAAAGAGAagcaaaaataaaacaaaggaaAGATAGCTCTAAAATGCAAATGTACCCCAACTGAAAGCCAAAACCAGACAACGAGCAATCTCGGAACAGTAAGTGGAAAAGTACATTTTTATCGTTCAGAATTAACTTTGAAATTATACTGTTACATTCAATATTGAAATCCCACTAAATAGCAAAAGAGGGATGATAACTAATGATCACCTTGCTGGAAGGTTTTCTTGTGTTCGACAGCCACTGGATCATAAGCCGATGCAAAGCTTTCTAGACATTACAAGGTATTAAGAATCATGACCACATACTGCTGAAGCTAGTGTGTTCCTGGACATGTTCTTCTAATTCTTACTAATTTGGAGTATTGCAGACACAGCATGCTCCTCTACCTCATGCTAGTTCAGTATAAATTTCACCTTCAGCTGGTCAGTGCATGTCTTGTTCTATATTTGAAATATTTTCAAAATGTTACACACGCCACTTGACTTTATTTTTGGTCGATTCTATTAACTTAATCGTACTCTCACTTGATGCAGTTATAAATCATATTACTAAAGTTACAATtacgcaacagtttcttcattcAGAGATGTATGTCGATGTTTTTCTCGAAGGTGACACTAGTTGTACTATGTGATAGATAAAACACCAGAAATGTATTAAGCTAAAATTCTAAGTTTCTAATCTGCCGGTTGACATTTCCATAACAGAAATGAATGTAGCTAACTAGCTATTGCTCCGCGGTATCGGAATGCAAAGCACCGTTTCTTCTGTTATAAAAAATTGGTATTATTAGAAGTATCTACTaatttttaccttttctttttgtTGGATAATGTTCAATAGAAAAATTAGATCAAAGAACTTAAAGATGCATGTTCAATATAATAACTTTCATTTGCAAAGTACCAACATTCCTTATTTCTTACTTCTTAGCAATGTACCATACCAAAGAAATAAAGTTGAGAAGTAAAGTACAAACTCGGTATTGTGCTTGAAAGCCTCTCATTCTGGGATAACAGTGATCTTAGTGGTTCTATCAGCTCTATTTTGTAGGTTCTGCATTGTGAAAACTTTGTTCCTATTTTGTACAAAGTTCTGCATCCGAGACCTAGTGCGTCAAGTGTTGGGAATTCATCATGCTAACACAACAATTCAAGCATGAACAATAGGATCTAGGATTATCCAGGTTTGCTACAAACTCAATTTAACCATAACAAGGAAATAGGGAtatagttacatacctcaaaTTAAAGCTAACATTAATAGAACCTTGCTGTTTGTTTTCTATCTTCCATCTCCATCAATTTGCAGCAACAAATTTTGGAGGATAAACTTTATTCCTCTCACCACTCTTTCTAGTTGCTAACCCAATTCTCTCATATGGCAAGGAATAGGTTTATCACCTCTTAAGGGCTATTTATAGTTACAGATCTTCTTTCCATCAAAGAAACCTTACTAGTTAAGTAAGCTACAAAATAGCCGTCATTCTAGAGTTCTCTTTGCGACAGTTCACACTTGTTTGCCGCCATAACGAAGAGTCTAGTATAAACTGGATATTGCTATCTAACCCAAATGGATATGGGTATATTTGGGCCACAAAATCCAACATTAAGTAGTAACTTTTTATGTCACAGTGATATAAGGACCACCAACCATCTATTGGTCGATACTACTACACGTAATCTATCAACTATCAAGCTTCTAATCTCATCTCCCTCATGGCGCAGTTATCAATGATAACTTATCATATTGCTCTATGCCTATATCATCTTTGACTCACTAGTCAACACTTTAACTTAACTTAATCAGACTTTACAATCAATAAGGAAATCACTAGCAGTCAGTAGCCAACACTTGAACCGAGTACAGTATCGACAAAGCTACAAATGAAATTCAAACAATCAATGATGCCTCATTCATGTAAAAAACAAAAGAGGCACCCCAGAAGATAAACTAGATGATATAAAGAGAGCATTCTCGTTACATATTCACAGCACGATAATACCTCTAGTTTAGAAGTTACCAAAATACTTTTCAAAACAAACCCATAATGGCTAATGAAGGAGTCTGTCTCCATATCAATCTAATCTATATACAAAGGGTCTATTTCATTTCTTCATAATAACCTAGAGAAGACGATTTATTGTAGGCAGTAAAGCAATAAAACAATGCAAAACATACCGAGAAATAAAAACATAGATAAGAAATTAGCAACCGAGTACCAATTTTGAAGCCTAACAATCTTCTTTTCCAATGCAGcaatcttctgtttcttcttttctATCAATTTCCTACTCCACCCATCTCTATCATTCCACTTAATCTCAGACACTTCAGCCTCTAATTCATCTCTTTCATCCATCGCCTATcaacaacaagaaaaagaagaagcaaatctATGAATCCAAAACTCAAATTCAGaatttaaaaaaaccctaataaataatatcaaaaaaaaacaaacaatgaaGTAGTCAAAATTCATACCTGGTATTTGTTGGGAGAGATAACGAAAGGCATGCAAAGGCTCAAAATAAGATTAATAGCATAAAAAACTAACCCTAGGGTGTTAGGAGTAGCCCATGGTGGTTTATGAGAAGACACAAATTCAGAAAGAGCTGTGAATTGGAGATAAACCGAAGAAGAGAATGACATTAGTGATGATGAATTAAAGCAAGAAGTGAAATTGTGGGACTGTTTTGGTGTTTGAAGCGATTCTAGTCAGTGAGCCCTAGAGTGAAGTAGAAGAACGAAGAGTGGTGTGGATATGGTGTAGACTGCTCCGTTGCATTAAGTTGCTCCGTCACTGATCTTGTAACACGTGTATAAGGTGGTGTGTATACGGTATAGTCCATTTCATTGTATTAAGATACTCTAGCTCTAATCTTGTGCCATGTGTTGTATGATACTTTTCTCCTTAAAATTATCCACTTCTACGTATTTTTTTACGAAGGAAGTTTACATTTCGGATTATGGGTTCTAATATGtgattagattttttttagaaaattgaCTATTTTTTATAACTTTTCTGAATTTGGTACTGTGGTACGTAGCTAATTTATGTACTTAAGTCTTATGATAAGTACTAACTATATACTACCAGATCTATATATTTGTAGCTATAGTAATTAACTACTGATCTGTAGCTGACTTTACAAAGGGAATACGAAAGGTCACAGTACTCACTAACTATTAATTAATGCTAGAGAGAAAAGGCACATCATTTCTATCTCTAAGTTCTGTATATACAACTAGCCGAGCAGCCCCCTTTTATAGGCGCTCATGCATGAGTACAAGATTCTTACAAGGACACGTACATCACTTGGTGTCTTAGGTACATTTAGACACCTGTTCATACGGCGAGTCAGCCACACATTTTCTTTTGACACGTCATATAATactccccttggatgaccaccattctAAGTATGTTGCTTCTTTAAAACCTTGCCGGTAAAATCCGATGGGTCCgatcgaaggaaaaagagtacaacgtagAAAATTCTTAGAATagtgttggacacgcatatgctgcctcgttaaaatcttgacaaggaaaacccagtgggacaaaaccttaacgaaggaaaaagagtacaacgcgttaTAGTCCAAAACTCCCCCTGAACAGAATCTCCGTCAATTTTTCTGCTTATATATGTGGCGCATTCTGATCCCATAAACCAGCTTCCGGAAGAGCTTTGTCGGTAATGACTTGGTGAAGAGATCAGTATAATTCTCACAAGATTGTATCTTCTGGATCTCAATCTCTTTGTTCTTCTGGAGGTGGTGAGCGTAAAATAACTTTGGTGAAATATGCTTTATCCTATCACTTTTGATGTAGCCCTCTTTAATTTGTGTTATGCAAGCTGGGTTGTCTTCACAAATTATTGTTGGTGTACTGGTATTGGACGGTAGACCACAAGAGCTTTTGATATGCTCGACTAAGGATCGCAGCCACACACATTCTCGACTTGCTTCATGTAAAGCAATTATTTCGGAGTGATTGGAGGAGGTAGATGGCATGCTCTGATTACAAGATCTCCATGAAAATGTCGTGCTGCCGCTTGTAAAGACGTATCCTGTTTGAGAAATTGCTTTGTGGGGGTCCGAAAGATATCCGGCATCTGTGTAACCCTTAATCCTCGAGCAGTCTTCTGAGTCCTTTGAGTAGAACAGTCCCATGTCCGTAGTGCCACGCAGATAGCGGAAAATGTGTTTTACTCCAGCCCAATGTCTCTTTGTTGGTGCAAAACTATACCTAGCTAAGAGGTTTACCGCAAAAGAAATGTCTGGTATAGTGCACTGAGCTAAATACATTAACCCACCGATGGCACTCAAATATGGTACTTCTTGTCCAAGAAGTGTTTCGCCTTCCTCTTTGGGGCGAACTGGATCTCTTTTTGGATCAAGAGTTCTCACAACCATTGGAGTGCTGAGCGTGTCCATATTGAAGCGTTTGAGAAGTTGCTCTATATACGCTGATTGATGGACAAGAATTCCACCTCATAGTGCTCAAGTTTTAGACCAAGACAAAACTTTGTTTTACCGAGATCTTTCATGTCGAACTCCTtctttaagcatttttgtgctttgGAGAGTTCATCAGGAGTTCCAATAAAattgatgtcatctacatatacaaCAATTATGGCAAACCCAGTGTTTTCCTTTTTAATGAAAATACATGGGCATATAGGATTGTTCACATATCCCTGACTTGACAAGTATTCACTTAGACGATTATACCACATTCATCCAgactgtttcaaaccatacaaggcTCGATTTAATTTTAGTGAATACATATGACGTGGTTTATCTGCTGACAACTGAAAACCTTCAGGGATTTTCATATAGATATTTGTATCTAGTTTTCCATACAGATATGAAGTAACCACATCCATTAGATGCATGCCTAGTCCCTCATGGACTACCAGACTAATCAAATACCGAAAGGTTACTGCATCCATTACAGGAGAATATGTTTCCTTGTAATCAATCCCTGGTTTCTGTGAGAAACCTTGTGCCACTAGTCTCGCTTTATAGAGAAGGATTTCATTTTTCTCATTTCGCTTGCGCACAAACACCCATTTAAAGCCAACCGGGTTCACATTGTCTGGTGTTCAGACTGCAGTACCAAAAACATTGCGCTTAGCGAGAGAAAGTAATTCTGCTTGGATTTCCTTTTTCCATTTTGGCCAGTCTTCCCTTTGACGACACTTCTCTATATAGTGTGTTTCAATACCATCATCATCCAAGGCAATGTCAGTATCTACTGTAAATGAAAATATGTCGTCAACAATCATTGTACTTCGATCCCAAACTTCTTTATTGCATGCATAATTAATAGAGGCTTCCTCATTTTGAGGTTCCATTGCCTCCATCGAGACATTCTCCTCGTCAGGAGATCTATTTTCAGCGAGTTTGGATCCTTCTTTAATAGTATCCTCAACAACACTATTAGTCAATGATTGAGATTGGTTTTTCCTCTTTCGAGGAACAGAATCCTTTGATCCAACTGGTCGTCAACGCTTACGGCGTGCCTCAGAAGACTTGTTTGCAGCCACATCCGTAGATTGTCCTACAGGAACATCGATGCGTGATGAAGCATTTTTAGCTGGCACATCTACTTTCATTACTTTTGTTGTATCTGTAAATACATCGGGCATTTGATTTGCAATATTTTGAAGATGCAAAATCTTTTGCACCTCAGTTTCACATTGGCTTGTGCGTATATCAAGATGAGACAACTCTGGTGTATACCAGGATAATTCACGCCGTTCCTCAGGCGGTAGCtttcctccccctaacggcggg
This DNA window, taken from Papaver somniferum cultivar HN1 chromosome 3, ASM357369v1, whole genome shotgun sequence, encodes the following:
- the LOC113355635 gene encoding DELLA protein GAIP-like, which produces MGPYDLGISIGSSNNSGSNCFHNEKLVTPDIDGFLASDAVLYSMLNELNNQSLPNYSSASHHHHNLSNLSADLELIDSLIPAPESLVPTAGNIAWSDQNGINQQPQINQASPPAQQHQMTTASVVSPKNEIEMSYESSENVQELGMVSASSPAEATEEEDPSIRLVHLLMTCAEAVQHGHISLAAALIEEMRYTLTRVNTLCGIGKVAGYFIDALSRRVFSPSSQEGFLPATDSTQENEFLYHQFYEACPFLKFAHFTANQAIIEAFQGHDCVHVIDFNLVHGLQWPALIQALALRPGGPPVLRLTGIGPPSTDGSDSLREIGLRLAEVAWSVNVKFSFRGVSASRLDDVKPWMLQVKPFEAVAINSIMQLHRLLGTDSTRGSPPIDSVLSWIRSLNPKIVTVVEQEADHNQPGFLSRFTEALYYYSTIFDSLEACGLQQEKAFAEMYIQKEICNVLSCEGVSRVERHEPLIKWRNRLVDAGFGPLHLGSNALKQARMLLTLFSAEGYSVEENEGFLTLNWQSRPLIAASAWQPFASN
- the LOC113361055 gene encoding uncharacterized protein LOC113361055 — its product is MSFSSSVYLQFTALSEFVSSHKPPWATPNTLGLVFYAINLILSLCMPFVISPNKYQAMDERDELEAEVSEIKWNDRDGWSRKLIEKKKQKIAALEKKIVRLQNWYSVANFLSMFLFLGMFCIVLLLYCLQ